Proteins encoded by one window of Dioscorea cayenensis subsp. rotundata cultivar TDr96_F1 chromosome 20, TDr96_F1_v2_PseudoChromosome.rev07_lg8_w22 25.fasta, whole genome shotgun sequence:
- the LOC120251712 gene encoding uncharacterized protein At4g28440-like produces the protein MAEQKAAMRKPVFTKVDQLRPVTSGHTLIVKVVSTKMVVQRGRPDGQQFRQSRVAECLVGDETGMIVFTARNDQVDLMKENSTVIIRNAKIEMFKGSMRLAVDKWGRVEVTDPADFTVKEDNNLSLLEFEQLTVVQG, from the exons ATGGCTGAGCAAAAGGCTGCAATGAGGAAGCCTGTTTTCACTAAGGTTGATCAGCTTCGTCCTGTGACAAGTGGGCACACTCTCATTGTCAAGGTTGTCAGCACAAAGATGGTGGTGCAGAGGGGACGCCCTGATGGGCAACAATTTCGCCAATCACGTGTTGCtgaatgtttggttggagatgAAACTGGGATGATTGTTTTCACTGCAAGGAATGACCAAG TGGACTTGATGAAAGAGAATTCAACTGTTATCATTCGAAATGCAAAAATCGAAATGTTCAAGGGATCAATGAGGCTTGCGGTGGATAAATGGGGCCGAGTGGAGGTCACAGACCCGGCTGATTTCACCGTTAAGGAGGACAACAACTTATCTCTGTTGGAGTTCGAACAGTTGACTGTCGTTCAAGGTTAA